The following proteins are encoded in a genomic region of Neovison vison isolate M4711 chromosome 12, ASM_NN_V1, whole genome shotgun sequence:
- the PLEKHA5 gene encoding pleckstrin homology domain-containing family A member 5 isoform X23 encodes MAADLNLEWICSLPRSWTYGITRGGRVFFINEEAKSTTWLHPVTGEAVVTGHRRQSADLPTGWEEAYTFEGARYYIKVPCI; translated from the exons ATGGCGGCGGATCTGAACCTGGAGTGGATCTGCTCCCTACCCCGCTCCTGGACTTACGGGATCACCAGGGGCGGCCGAGTCTTCTTCATCAA CGAGGAGGCGAAGAGCACCACCTGGCTGCACCCCGTCACCGGCGAGGCCGTGGTTACCGGGCACCGGCGGCAGAGCGCAG ATTTGCCTACTGGCTGGGAAGAAGCGTATACTTTTGAAGGTGCAAGATACTATATAAA
- the PLEKHA5 gene encoding pleckstrin homology domain-containing family A member 5 isoform X24 gives MAADLNLEWICSLPRSWTYGITRGGRVFFINEEAKSTTWLHPVTGEAVVTGHRRQSADLPTGWEEAYTFEGARYYIKF, from the exons ATGGCGGCGGATCTGAACCTGGAGTGGATCTGCTCCCTACCCCGCTCCTGGACTTACGGGATCACCAGGGGCGGCCGAGTCTTCTTCATCAA CGAGGAGGCGAAGAGCACCACCTGGCTGCACCCCGTCACCGGCGAGGCCGTGGTTACCGGGCACCGGCGGCAGAGCGCAG ATTTGCCTACTGGCTGGGAAGAAGCGTATACTTTTGAAGGTGCAAGATACTATATAAA attttga